GATGCAGGCTACTCCTTCGTCCGGTTCGCGCACGATGAGGACTGGCTGGTCAAGCTCCGCGGACGCGCGGACGTGTTCGGGGAAGGACGGCGGGCGTGACGACCTTTGCGGTGGGGAGCCTGGTGGCGGCGCGGGGCCGCGAGTGGGTCGTGCTGCCCGACAGCTCGGACGACTTCCTCGTGCTGCGTCCCCTGGGCGGCACCGATGACGACATCGCAGGCGTGCTGCCGGCCATTGAGCCCGTGACCACGGCGTCATTCCCGCCACCCAGCGCCGATGACCTGGGCGACCACGAGAGCGCCCGCCTGCTGCGCAGCGCCCTGCAGATCGGCTTCCGGTCCAGCGCCGGCCCGTTCCGTTCGCTGGCCGGGATCGCCGTCGAGCCGCGCGCCTACCAACTGGTGCCGCTGCTGATGGCGCTGCGGCAGGACACCGTCCGCCTGCTGATCGCCGATGACGTCGGCATCGGCAAGACCATCGAGGCGTCCCTCATCGCAGTCGAACTGCTGACTATCGGGGACGCCCGCAGGCTTGCGGTGCTGTGCAGCCCGGCGCTGGCCGAGCAGTGGGCCGGCGAGCTGCGCGCCAAGTTCGGCTTGGAGGCCGAACTGGTGCTGCCGAGCACGGTGCGCCGCCTGGAACGCCAGTGCATCGGCGGTGAGTCCATCTTCGAACGGTTCCCGTTCACGGTCGTGTCGACCGACTTCATCAAGTCCGACCGGCGACGCAACGAGTTTCTGCGCACCTGTCCCGACCTGGTCATCGTCGACGAGGCCCACACCTGCGTGGCGGACGGCGGGTTCGGCGGCAAGGCACGCACTCAGCGCTACGACTTGGTCCGCGCTCTGGCCGCGGACCCCAACCGGCACCTGTTGCTCGTCACCGCCACCCCGCACAGCGGCAAGGACGCGGCGTTCCGCAACCTGATTGGGCTGCTCGACCCGGCGTTGCACGACCTGGACCTCGACCAGCCGAAGGGGCGTGAGCTGCTGGCCCGGCACCTGGTGCAGCGGCGCCGCGCCGACATCCGCCAGTTCCTCGACGAGGAGACCCCCTTCCCGTCCGATCGGCAGTCCAAGGAAGTCGCGTACAAGCTGTCGCCCGCCTACCGCGACCTGTTCGATGACGTGCTCACCTACGCCCGCGAGACCGTTCGCACCGCCCAGGGGGCGCTGCAGCAGCGGATCAGTTGGTGGTCGGTGCTCGCTCTGCTGCGTGCCTTGGCATCCTCGCCCCGTGCAGCTGCGCAGACCCTCGCGACCCGTTCGGCTGCCCTCGGCGGGGAGTCCGCCAGCGAAGCAGACGCCTTGGGTCGTTCGGCCGTCCTCGACCTGGCAGACGACGAGACTCTCGAGTCAGCCGACGTGGCGCCGGGCGCCGACGCTTCGCCCCAGTCGGGGACCCCACAGCAACGCAGGCTGCGCGGCTTCCTGATGCGCGCTCGCCAACTTGAGGGCACCAGCGACCGCAAGCTCGACGCAGTCACCGCGCAGGTCAAGGGGCTCCTAGCGGACTCCTACGCGCCAATCGTGTTCTGCCGGTTCATCGATACTGCCGAGTACGTCGCCGAGCATCTGACCAAGAAGCTGGGCAAGGGGACAGCGGTGGCGTGCGTCACCGGCATGCTGCCGCCCTTCGAGCGGGTGGCCAGGATCGCCGAACTGGCGGACGCCGACGGCCCGGTGGTGCTGGTCGCGACAGACTGTCTGTCGGAGGGCGTCAACCTGCAGGACCAGTTCCAGGCCGTCGTCCACTACGACCTGGCCTGGAATCCGACCCGTCACGAGCAGCGGGAGGGCCGCGTCGACCGGTTCGGTCAGCACCGCGACGTCGTCCGCGCCATCACCCTTTATGGCAAGGACAACCGGATCGACGGCATCGTCCTTGACGTTCTGCTCCGCAAGCACGAGGCCATCCGGAAGGCAACGGGCGTGTCTGTTCCCGTGCCCGACAACAGCGACGCCGTGCTGGAGGCCCTGATGGAGGGCCTGATCCTGCGCGGCGGTGAGTATCGCCAGGATGCCCTCGACCTGGAGTTCGAGCAGAAGGCCACTGACCTGGAGCGGGAGTGGCAATCGGCCGCAGAAAACGAGAGAGCGTCGCGCACCAAGTTCGCCCAGCGCGCGATCCATCCCCAAGAGGTCAAAGCCCAGGTCGACGAGATCCGCGCCAACCTCGGCACGCACGCGGAGGTGTGCGCGTTCACCGAGCAGGCGCTTGCTGCCCTCAAGGCCACCATCAAGACGACGCCGCGCGGCTTCACCGCCGCCACCAACCCGTTGCCGGGCGGCCTGCTGGACGCTCTACCACCGGGCCGCGAGGGTGGACTCACCTTCGTGCGTGACTTCCCCGTCGCCAAGGGCGAGAACGTGCTGCATCGCACGGACGCCGCCGTCGAGGCCATCGCCTCCTACGTGCTCGAGTCGGCGCTCGACCCGACCTTGCCGGCCGCCGCCCGGCCTGCCCGCCGCTGTGCGGTCGTCCGGACGGCTGCGGTCGACACTCGCACCACGCTGCTGCTCGTCCGCTACCGATTCCACCTGACTTTACCGTCACGCGCTGGTGAGCGGATGGCGGTCGCCGAGGACGCCGCCACCCTCGGGTTCACCTCCCGTGATGGTGTCCTGTCGTGGCTGGAACCCGACGAGGTCGGCGCTCTGCTGGAGGCTCCGCCCTCGGGCAACGTAGCCAACCCCCAGCAGTACCTGGCTTCGGCCCTGGCTCAGCTGGCGCGCGTGCGGGAGCATCTGGACGCTCACGGTGAGGCGCTCGCCGAACAGATTCGTGCTTCGCACCGGCAAGTGCGGGCGTCGTCCGGTGGTGTGCTACGCGGGCTGGGGGTCCGGGCCGAGAGCCCTCCGGATGTGCTGGGTGTGTATGTGTTCGTTCCAGTACTGAAGGGTTGAGAGCATGGCAGCCGAGTCGTTCGTGGGGGTTCGGGTGGCAGGAGGTCTGCTGCCCGCAGAGCTGTTGTCGCGGATCGCGGCGGGCGAGTTGGCCGGGCAGACGTCTGGGGACTACCACCTGGCTCCCGGCGAGACCGTTCGTGAGGCGGCGAACCGCGCGTGGGCGTACCTAACCGGCGTATGGGCGACCTATCGGCAGGCGGCCGAGAAGCTCCCCGAGTCGGACCGCGGCACCACGCTGACCCGCGAGCGGTGGCTGCTGATCCTGCTCCGCGAGCTGGGTTACGGGCGGGTACCCACCACCCCCGCAGGTGGTCTGGCTGCCGGCGATAAGCGACTGCCAATTTCGCACGTGTGGGAGTACGTGCCGGTGCACTTGCTGGGGCACCGGATCGATCTGGACCGGCGCACGGTAGGTGTGGCGGGCGCGGCCACATCATCGCCGCAGTCGATGGTGCAGGAATTGCTCAATCGCTCTGACGCCAACCAGTGGGCAATCCTGAGCAATGGCCTGACGCTGCGGCTGCTTCGGGATTCGACGTCGCTGGTCGGCTCCGCCTACATCGAGTTCGACCTGGAGGCTATCTTCGACGGCGATCTGTTCGCCGACTTCCTGCTGCTGTTCAGCGTGTGCCACCAGTCGCGGCTGGAGGTGCGCGATCCGGAGAAGGGGCCGGCGTCGTGCTGGCTGGAGGCGTGGCGCACCGAGTCGCTCGAGTCCGGCTCGCGGGCCCTCAACCAGCTCCGCGACGGGGTGATCCAGGCGATCACCACGCTCGGCACCGGGTTGCTGGGGCACCCGGCGAACAGCCAGTTGCGCGACGGGCTCGCCGACGGCAGCCTGCGCATCGAGGACATCAACCACGGCCTGCTGCGGGTGGTATACCGGCTGCTGTTCACGTTCGTCGCCGAGGACCGCGGCCTGCTGCTCGCCCCGGACGCCGACCCGGCAATCCGGCAGCGCTACCGCGATTACTTCTCGACAGAGCGCCTGCGGCGCACGGCCCGACGTCGGCGCGGCACCCGGCACACCGACCAATGGCGCGCGCTCAACCTGGTCTGGGACGGCCTCGGCTCGGTCGATGGACGCCCCGAGCTGGGCCTGGTCGGCATCGGTGGCCTGTTCGAACCCGGCGCCCTGGACCTGTTCCGGGGGTGCGACCTGTCGAACGATGCACTACTGCGGGCGGTCCGATACCTGAGCCTGGTCGAGGAGCCCGGCTCGAAGATGAAGCGCGTCGTCGACTACCGACACCTGGGTGCCGAGGAACTCGGCTCCATCTACGAGGCGCTGCTGGAGTTCGTGCCCTCGTGGGACGCCGGCCGGCGGGTGTTCGAGCTGTTGTCCGCCGCAGGTAACGACCGCAAGTCAACGGGCTCGTACTACACGCCCACCTCCCTGATCGACTGCCTGCTGGATTCGGCGCTCGACCCCGTGCTCGACCGCGCCGAGCGCAAACCCGACCCCGAGGCGGCTCTGCTGGCGCTGACCGTGTGCGATCCTGCCTGCGGCTCGGGGCATTTTCTGGTGGCAGCCGCGCGCCGGATCGCCAAGCGGGTCGCGGCCATCCGCACGGGCGACCCCGAGCCACCGCCCGAGCGAGTCCGGGAGGCCCTTGGTGATGTCGTCGGACGCTGCATCTACGGCGTCGACCTCAACCCCTTGGCGGCTGAGCTGGCCAAGGTGTCGCTGTGGCTGGAGACCCTCGACCCAGGACGCCCGCTGGCATTCTTGGACGCCCAGATCAAGGTCGGTAATTCGCTGATCGGCGCCACCCCTGCACTCATGGCGCAGGGGGTGCCCGACGCGGCGTTCGTTGCATTGGAGGGTGACGACAAGAAGACAACCACGGCCCTAAAGAAGCAGAACAAGGCCGAGCGCTCCGGGCAGGACCTCCTGTTCGGCGACGACGATGTCGCGCTGACCCTGGACGCCGCCGTCGCGGGCGATCTGAGCGCGCTGATCGGCGGTGGCCGCCCTGCGTCGCTGGCCGATATTCACGCCCGCCAGCAGCGACTCAAGGCGGTTGAGGCCAACCCTGGGCTGCAACAGCAACGGCTGCTCGCGGATGCCTGGTGCGCCGCATTCGTCTGGCCGAAGCAGCCGGGCGGACCCAAGGCCATCACCGATCGCAGCTTGCACGCCCTCGCGCGCGGCGAAGCGCTGCCACCGGCCACCCTCGCGACCGTCCACGAACTCGCCGCAGAGTACCGGTTCTTTCACTGGCACCTCGAGTTCCCGCACCTGTTCCGCCCCGGAGGTCCCACCGACGGACCGGGCTGGCGCGGCGGCTTCGACGTGGTGCTCGGCAACCCGCCTTGGGAGCACATCGAGCTGAAAGAGCAGGAGTTCTTCGCGGTCCGGTCGCCCGAGATCGGTGCAGCGAGTGGCGCGCGACGCAAGCGACTCATCGACGGTCTTCCTGAGACCAATCCGGCACTTGCGGCCGAGTATGCCAGCGCGAAGCGCCACATCGATGGCACGCGCCACTTCTTGGCCAACTCGGGCCGTTACCCCTTGTGTGGGCGCGGCCGGATCAAGACAGACACGGTCTTCGCTGAACTGGGTAGACATCTCATGGCCTCGCACGGGCGGTTCGGGCTCGTTCTTCCGACCGGAATCGCCACCGATGCCACCACGCAGTACTTCTTCAAGGACTTGGTAGAGCGCGCAAACCTCGTGAGTCTCTACGACTTTGAGAACCGCAGGCCTCTCTTCGAAGGTGTGGACAGCCGTTTCAAGTTCTGCCTGCTCACTCTCACCGGCCGGGACGAGCGCGTTGCCCAAGCGGAGTTCGCATTCTTCGCTCACGACTCCTCCGACCTGCTGAAGGACGATGCCCGCTTCGAGCTCACCCCCGAGGAGATCCAGCTCCTCAACCCCAACACGGGCACGTGCCCCATCTTCCGGACCCGCCGGGATGCCGAGATCACCCTCGGCATCTACCGCCGCGTCCCGGTGCTGATCAACGAGAACGACCCGGTCAACGGCAACCCTTGGGGCATCAGCTTCATGCAGGGGCTGTTCAACATGACCAGCGACTCGCACCTGTTCCACACCCGCCACGAACTTGAGGCCGACGGTTGGACCCTCAACGGGAACGTATTTGAGCGCTCCCTCGATGGGGGGGGGGTAGCTCGAATGCTCCCGCTGTATGAAGCCAAGATGATTCACCTCTACGACACCCGCTGGGCGACCTACGAGCCGGACGGGTCGATTCGGCCGATGACCGAGGAGGAGAAGGCCACGCGGCCAAGTCCGATGCCCCGCTACTGGGTGCCGGAGTCGGATGTGGATCGCAAGCTCGCGGGCCGGTGGGACAAGAACTGGTTCCTTGGATGGCGGGATATCTGTCGAGCGACCGATGAAAGAACCAGCATCTCGACAGTCCTGCCACGTGTCGCGTTGGGAAACAAGATCCCTGTCGCCATGCCCGATTGCTCCTTGGCGCAGGCCACGATGCTCCAAGCGGCGCTGGCATCCTTTGCACTCGACTTCGCGGCACGGCAGAAGCTCGGCAGCATCACCATGAACTACTTCGTGTTCATGCAGCTTCCCGTTCTTCGTCCTGACGCGTTCTCGCGGTCAGACCTGCCCGTGAGGGGCGGTCTCTCGGCTTGGCTGTCGCGGCGCGTGGATAGGCTCAACGGGTGGATCGCGGACGAGCAAGAGCGTGGCTGGGTCCGCGCCGAGATTGACGCTGCTGTCTTCCATCTGTTCGGGCTTTCGCGCGATGAGGTGTCGTACGTGATGGATACCTTCCCGATCGTGAAGCGCAAGGACGAGGCGGCCTTCGGGGCGTACCGGACCAAGGACCTGATCCTGTCCGCGTATGACGCGATGGCCGAGGCGAAGTCGTCGGGTCGCACCTATCAGCCACCCTGGCCACAGGAGGTTCACGCATGACTGAGGCCGTCGAACGCATGGTTCCTCTCTATGAGGGCAAGATGATTCATCACTACGATCACCGCTGGGCCACTCACGAACCTGACGGCAGCGTTCGGGATGTCACCCTCGCCGAGAAGCAAGATCCGACCTTTCTGGCTATGCCGCGCTACTGGGTGCGCGAGGAAGTGATCGCGGATCGACTCCCAAGTGATGGGCGCGACTGGATGCTCGGCTATCGCTGGATCAGCAACGCAACCAACGAGCGCACGCTCATTGCGGCAGCGCTCCCTCGGGTGGGGGCAGGGAACAGTCTGCCGGTCTTCGCCAAGCATGAACACGGCGAGCTTGTCGTTGCGGCCATGACGAGCTTCGTTTGCGACTACGTCGCCCGCCAGAAACTTGGTGGTCAGAACATGACTTTCGGCACTGTGTACCAACTGAGCATTCCTGCCCCCTCGCTGTTCATGGAAACCTGCCGGTGGGATTCGACGGTGGTTCTCGGAGAATGGGTGCGAGAACGGTTGGGAGTGATGAGCCAATGGGCAGACCCAGCCCGCCGGGATCAGGTCAGGGCAGAGCTTGATGCTGGTTTCTTCCATATCTACGGCGTGCGCCGCCACGACGTCGACTACATCATGGAGACCTTCCCGATCGTGAAACGTAAGGATGAGGCGGAGTTCGGGTCCTATCGCACCAAGGAGCTGATCTTGGAGGTATACGACGCGATGCAGGCAGCAATCGAGGCGGGTTGCGCTTACCAGTCCCCGTTCGAATTGGAGCAGCCATGACCTCGATGGGTCACCGGGAGCAAGCGGCAGATGTGATCGACGATGCGGTTAAGCCTGGCGGCGATCGAGGGGTGAATGCCTGGGTGGTCAGGGCCGGCAGCCAAGGTGAGGCGGAGGCGTCCAATCTGGAGCTCGGCCGCGCGAGCATCGGATGGCCCGAGGTTCCGGACATGTCGGCGGTGGCCTCCCGCGAGCAGCTCCGCGAGATCGTCGACGGGCTGTATCCCGCCGCTTCGGCTCAGAGCCGTGCCGTCACAACAGGGCAGCTGTGGGCCTTCCGGAGCTCCATCGCTGTTGGCGACCTGGTGGTGATGCCCTTGAAGACCCAGCCGGGCATGATCGCCCTGGGGCGATCCACCGGCACATATCGCTATGACGCCGGCGGCCCCGAATCGGCAAGGCACTACGTGCCTGTTCAGTGGCAGCCCGATCCTGTCTCACGAGACGCACTGCAGCCGGATCTCCTGGCGATGGTGAACGGGGCCATGACTGTCTTCAGCGTTTCGCGTAACGACGCTGCGGAGCGCCTTCAGGCCGTGGCGGAGCATGGCGTGGACCCCGGTTCCGGATCGGGCGACGGGTCTCAGGAGCCCGTGCGGCGTTGGCTGCTGTACCGCAGTCTGCTCGAGGTGCTTGCGGAACACGGGAGGCCATTGCGCAGGTCCGAAGCCTACGAACGTGTTGCCGAACGACTGGACGGCCAACTCACCGACTACGAACTTGCGACCTTCCGCGACACCGACGACACAGCGCGGTGGCGACACAACCTCGGCTGGGGCACCACCGACATGGTCGCTGCCGGTTGGATGACCAAGACACGCGAAGGCTGGGCGATCACCGACGCCGGCAGGGAAGCCCTCGCATCGCACCCTGACGGTGCCGGCCTCGATGTCGACTCTGACCGTGCCTACCGAGACCGCTTGAAGGCCCGAAAGGCCGACCCCGGCAGCGAGACCGGCTACGCCCAGATCCTGGAAGCCGCACTGGAGCTCCTTGAGCCGGGCCAGTGGACGACCTATGACGAACTGGCTGTCGTGGCGAACACGAATGCCCAGACGGTCGGCAACTTCATGAACACGACGACCGCCGACGGGGCACACCGAGTCCTCGGGAAAGACGGTCGTCCGGCGTCCAGTTTCGCATGGTCCGACGGGCGCGCCGACGATGTGCGCGAAGTGCTTGAGGTCGAGGGCGTCCAGTTCGACGAGTCAGGGGCAGCGAGCGAGAGGCAGCACGTTCGTACCGAGGACTTCCGTGCCTTCTTGGAGGAGAAGGGAGTGCTGGTCGCCCTGCCGCGGCGCGCGTGGCTGGTCCGGGGATCGTCGGTGGACGGTCATGACCTCGTCCCCGGCTGGCGCCGGGACGGCTTCGCGTCGCTGCGGGCGTCCAAGCTCCGCGAGGTGGAACCGGGGATAGCGCGTCCGGAGCTGAAGGTGATCGTGGATGAGGACTACTCGCAGACCTCATATGCCGCCAAGGCGGCCAAGCTGGACGAGTTCCACGCCTTCCTCTCCCGCATGCAGGTGGGCGACCTCATCACGACAACCAGCCAGGGCCAGCTGTACCTGGGCCGCATCAGCGGGCAGGCCGAATACGTCCAGTCGGCCGGCGGCTTGTCGAACCTGCGCCGGTCCGTGGACTGGGCGCAGGAGGGATTCGACTACGGCGACTTGGCCGGTGAGATCAAGGCCCGTCTCCAGGTGCAGTACGACGTGGTGGAGATGACCCAGCAGTTGGATCTGTTGGAGAAGCTGCTGGCGGCGCAGACCGCGGTCGTCGAGGACGACGAGCCACCGGCCCAGCCGGTCGTCGCGCGCGAATTGACCTTGCCGGATGCTACCGATGCCCTGGCTGAGTCGCTGAACGTGGATCGGGCCTGGTTGCAGGAGTGCATCGACCTCCTGCGGGACCGTCCGCAGTTGATCTTCTACGGGCCGCCGGGCACGGGCAAGACGTTCATCGCCCAACACCTCGCCGCCCACTTGGCGGGCGACAACGTGCGGCTGGTGCAGTTCCATCCGGCTTACTCGTATGAGGACTTCTTCGAGGGTTACCGGCCGTTGGAGGAGGGCGGGTTCAAGCTCAAGCCCGGTCCGTTGCGGAAGACGGTGGACGCCGCGCGGGAGAGTCCGTCGACGCCGTACTTCCTGATCATCGACGAGATCAACCGCGGCAACCTGGCGAAGATCTTCGGCGAGTTGTACTTCCTCCTGGAGTACCGCAGCCAGAACGTCGACCTGTTGTATGCCACCGATGACGACATCGGGTTCACGCTCCCGGAGAACGTGTTCATCATCGGCACGATGAACACCGCGGACCGTTCGATCGCCCTGGTGGACGCGGCGATGCGTCGCAGGTTCGCGTTCGTGCCGCTGCACCCGTCCGAGCCGCCCACCAACGGTGTTTTGCGCAGGTGGCTGGCGGCGTCCGACCTTGATATGGGGATCGCGGATCTGTTGGAGGAATTGAACCGGCGGATCGAGGATCCGGACTTCAAGATCGGCCCGTCGTACTTCATGCGGAAGGCGGTGCACGAACAGGGCGGTCTGGAGCGGGCGTGGCGGACGGCGATCCTGCCGCTGTTGGAGGAGCACCACTACGGCGACGGCACCGACGTTCGTGCCCGGTACGGGTTGAACGCGATCCGCGCCCGCGTGGCCGGCCGGTCGGCGTCCGACCAAGCGGGGAGTGGTGGTGGCGAACCCGCTGATCCTGCGTGAGGGTGACCCGCCGCGGTTGGTGGAGTTGCGGCGTCCGGTCGCGGACGCGTTGGCCGCGGCGGGGGTCGTCCAGGTCGCGCTGACGGATCGTCCGGGGTGGTGGGAGGTGACTCCGGGCACGCAGATCGGGGTCGTCAGCGTGGCTGGGTTGCAGGTGGTGATCGAGCCGAAGATCGACATCAGCCGGCTGGTCTTCTTGATGGGCTACGCGCGGCGCCCGGACTTCTGGTGCGACAACTGGGCGCAGTTGGACGCCGACGCCGACTTGCCCGAGGCCCTCGCAGACGCGTTCGTGCGGTTGGCGAAGCGCGCGCTGGAGCAGGGGCTACTCAAGGGTTATGTCACCGTGGACGAGACCTCGGCGGTCTTGCGGGGGCGGGTGCGGGAGGCGGACCAGCTGCGGCGCCGCTGGGGGCGGAGTATTCCACTCGAGGTGCGCTACGACGAGTTCACCGTCGACATCGCCGAGAACCAAGTGCTGTTGGCGGCGGTGAAGCAGCTGCTGCGCACGCCGGGGGTCGGTGTCCGGCATCGGGCGGGGTTGCAGCGGCTGCGGCTGCAGTTGGCGGACGTGACCGCACCGGGGCGGGACTGTGCCCGGGTTTCGTGGGTGGCGTCGCGATTGAACGCCCGGTACGTGCCGGCGTTGGAGTTGGCGGAGTTGGTGCTGGCAGGGCGGTCGTTCGAGCAGCGGGTGGGCGATCTGGTGGTGTCGGGTTATCTGGTCAACATGGCGACGATCTTCGAGGACTTCGTCACGGTTGCCTTGCGGGAGGCGTTCAAGCCGCTCGGTGGGCGTTCGCGGTTGCAGTACCGCACCCATCTGGACGAGGCCGAAGCGGTGCCGGTGCGTCCGGACTTCGTGTGGTCGGACGCCGGCGTCCCTCGGGTGGTGGTCGACGCCAAGTACAAGGCCGAGAAACCCAGCGGATTCCCGCAGGCCGATCTCTACCAGATGCTCGCCTATTGCACGGTGCTGGGGCTGCCGATCGGTCATCTGGTGTACGCCAAGGGCAACGAGGACGCCCGTGCGCACGTCGTCCGGCGCTCCGGCGTCCGGATCGTCACGCATGCCCTCGACTTGGATGTGGAGCCGGCCGAGTTGCTGGCCACGATGTCGGAGCTGGTCGACGCGATGGTCCTCTCGACGGAGCCTGAGCCGTTTGTCGCTGGCTAGGTGCTCGAAGACCGTCGCCACGAATTGAGGTCTCCTGCTGGTCAAGTTGCCCTGATGTCACCCCACCACACCGAGCATCTGGGCCAACAGGATCTTTGCGACCATCGCCGTGGGACCCGGTGCGAGTTGAACTACACGGCCAACAATCAGGCTCGGGCTGGTGCTTATCCGCAAATCAGGACGCAGGTTGGAGGTTCAGTTGGCGGCCAGGCGCCAAAGCTTGCAGGCGGGTCGTCGCAGAGTGCTTCTCACGGCGACCCACCTGCGGGCTGGAGCTACCGGGTTGTTGCCGCCAGCGCCGCCGCGATCACCTCGGCGACCTCCTCGGGGCTTGCGGTCAGCAGGGTCTGGTAGGTCCCGTCCTGCTGCAGGAGGCCAAGCATGGTGGCGAGCAGGCCTACCTGGTTCTCCGCGTCCGTGACCAGAGGCCACACCGTCAACCTGACATCCAGCGTGCGGGCCGGATCGTCCATCGCCTGGAATCCCACGGCGCGGTCGTTGCGGCACACGACGAGGCCCGGGTGCGGACATGTTCTGGATCGATGTGCGGAATCGCGATACGAAACCTCCCGAAGTCGACCCCGGTAGGGAACGTCGTTTCCCGGTCCAGGAGTGCGGGAAGAAAGCTGTCACCCACGAGCGCCTTGGCACGTAGTT
The Brooklawnia propionicigenes DNA segment above includes these coding regions:
- a CDS encoding PTS sugar transporter subunit IIA → MPDQPVLTVIDAHDSSRESLMAHVAEELRAKALVGDSFLPALLDRETTFPTGVDFGRFRIAIPHIDPEHVRTRASSCAATTAPWDSRRWTIRPARWMSG
- a CDS encoding helicase-related protein, with product MTTFAVGSLVAARGREWVVLPDSSDDFLVLRPLGGTDDDIAGVLPAIEPVTTASFPPPSADDLGDHESARLLRSALQIGFRSSAGPFRSLAGIAVEPRAYQLVPLLMALRQDTVRLLIADDVGIGKTIEASLIAVELLTIGDARRLAVLCSPALAEQWAGELRAKFGLEAELVLPSTVRRLERQCIGGESIFERFPFTVVSTDFIKSDRRRNEFLRTCPDLVIVDEAHTCVADGGFGGKARTQRYDLVRALAADPNRHLLLVTATPHSGKDAAFRNLIGLLDPALHDLDLDQPKGRELLARHLVQRRRADIRQFLDEETPFPSDRQSKEVAYKLSPAYRDLFDDVLTYARETVRTAQGALQQRISWWSVLALLRALASSPRAAAQTLATRSAALGGESASEADALGRSAVLDLADDETLESADVAPGADASPQSGTPQQRRLRGFLMRARQLEGTSDRKLDAVTAQVKGLLADSYAPIVFCRFIDTAEYVAEHLTKKLGKGTAVACVTGMLPPFERVARIAELADADGPVVLVATDCLSEGVNLQDQFQAVVHYDLAWNPTRHEQREGRVDRFGQHRDVVRAITLYGKDNRIDGIVLDVLLRKHEAIRKATGVSVPVPDNSDAVLEALMEGLILRGGEYRQDALDLEFEQKATDLEREWQSAAENERASRTKFAQRAIHPQEVKAQVDEIRANLGTHAEVCAFTEQALAALKATIKTTPRGFTAATNPLPGGLLDALPPGREGGLTFVRDFPVAKGENVLHRTDAAVEAIASYVLESALDPTLPAAARPARRCAVVRTAAVDTRTTLLLVRYRFHLTLPSRAGERMAVAEDAATLGFTSRDGVLSWLEPDEVGALLEAPPSGNVANPQQYLASALAQLARVREHLDAHGEALAEQIRASHRQVRASSGGVLRGLGVRAESPPDVLGVYVFVPVLKG
- a CDS encoding Eco57I restriction-modification methylase domain-containing protein, with the translated sequence MAAESFVGVRVAGGLLPAELLSRIAAGELAGQTSGDYHLAPGETVREAANRAWAYLTGVWATYRQAAEKLPESDRGTTLTRERWLLILLRELGYGRVPTTPAGGLAAGDKRLPISHVWEYVPVHLLGHRIDLDRRTVGVAGAATSSPQSMVQELLNRSDANQWAILSNGLTLRLLRDSTSLVGSAYIEFDLEAIFDGDLFADFLLLFSVCHQSRLEVRDPEKGPASCWLEAWRTESLESGSRALNQLRDGVIQAITTLGTGLLGHPANSQLRDGLADGSLRIEDINHGLLRVVYRLLFTFVAEDRGLLLAPDADPAIRQRYRDYFSTERLRRTARRRRGTRHTDQWRALNLVWDGLGSVDGRPELGLVGIGGLFEPGALDLFRGCDLSNDALLRAVRYLSLVEEPGSKMKRVVDYRHLGAEELGSIYEALLEFVPSWDAGRRVFELLSAAGNDRKSTGSYYTPTSLIDCLLDSALDPVLDRAERKPDPEAALLALTVCDPACGSGHFLVAAARRIAKRVAAIRTGDPEPPPERVREALGDVVGRCIYGVDLNPLAAELAKVSLWLETLDPGRPLAFLDAQIKVGNSLIGATPALMAQGVPDAAFVALEGDDKKTTTALKKQNKAERSGQDLLFGDDDVALTLDAAVAGDLSALIGGGRPASLADIHARQQRLKAVEANPGLQQQRLLADAWCAAFVWPKQPGGPKAITDRSLHALARGEALPPATLATVHELAAEYRFFHWHLEFPHLFRPGGPTDGPGWRGGFDVVLGNPPWEHIELKEQEFFAVRSPEIGAASGARRKRLIDGLPETNPALAAEYASAKRHIDGTRHFLANSGRYPLCGRGRIKTDTVFAELGRHLMASHGRFGLVLPTGIATDATTQYFFKDLVERANLVSLYDFENRRPLFEGVDSRFKFCLLTLTGRDERVAQAEFAFFAHDSSDLLKDDARFELTPEEIQLLNPNTGTCPIFRTRRDAEITLGIYRRVPVLINENDPVNGNPWGISFMQGLFNMTSDSHLFHTRHELEADGWTLNGNVFERSLDGGGVARMLPLYEAKMIHLYDTRWATYEPDGSIRPMTEEEKATRPSPMPRYWVPESDVDRKLAGRWDKNWFLGWRDICRATDERTSISTVLPRVALGNKIPVAMPDCSLAQATMLQAALASFALDFAARQKLGSITMNYFVFMQLPVLRPDAFSRSDLPVRGGLSAWLSRRVDRLNGWIADEQERGWVRAEIDAAVFHLFGLSRDEVSYVMDTFPIVKRKDEAAFGAYRTKDLILSAYDAMAEAKSSGRTYQPPWPQEVHA
- a CDS encoding AAA family ATPase — encoded protein: MTSMGHREQAADVIDDAVKPGGDRGVNAWVVRAGSQGEAEASNLELGRASIGWPEVPDMSAVASREQLREIVDGLYPAASAQSRAVTTGQLWAFRSSIAVGDLVVMPLKTQPGMIALGRSTGTYRYDAGGPESARHYVPVQWQPDPVSRDALQPDLLAMVNGAMTVFSVSRNDAAERLQAVAEHGVDPGSGSGDGSQEPVRRWLLYRSLLEVLAEHGRPLRRSEAYERVAERLDGQLTDYELATFRDTDDTARWRHNLGWGTTDMVAAGWMTKTREGWAITDAGREALASHPDGAGLDVDSDRAYRDRLKARKADPGSETGYAQILEAALELLEPGQWTTYDELAVVANTNAQTVGNFMNTTTADGAHRVLGKDGRPASSFAWSDGRADDVREVLEVEGVQFDESGAASERQHVRTEDFRAFLEEKGVLVALPRRAWLVRGSSVDGHDLVPGWRRDGFASLRASKLREVEPGIARPELKVIVDEDYSQTSYAAKAAKLDEFHAFLSRMQVGDLITTTSQGQLYLGRISGQAEYVQSAGGLSNLRRSVDWAQEGFDYGDLAGEIKARLQVQYDVVEMTQQLDLLEKLLAAQTAVVEDDEPPAQPVVARELTLPDATDALAESLNVDRAWLQECIDLLRDRPQLIFYGPPGTGKTFIAQHLAAHLAGDNVRLVQFHPAYSYEDFFEGYRPLEEGGFKLKPGPLRKTVDAARESPSTPYFLIIDEINRGNLAKIFGELYFLLEYRSQNVDLLYATDDDIGFTLPENVFIIGTMNTADRSIALVDAAMRRRFAFVPLHPSEPPTNGVLRRWLAASDLDMGIADLLEELNRRIEDPDFKIGPSYFMRKAVHEQGGLERAWRTAILPLLEEHHYGDGTDVRARYGLNAIRARVAGRSASDQAGSGGGEPADPA
- a CDS encoding McrC family protein, whose amino-acid sequence is MANPLILREGDPPRLVELRRPVADALAAAGVVQVALTDRPGWWEVTPGTQIGVVSVAGLQVVIEPKIDISRLVFLMGYARRPDFWCDNWAQLDADADLPEALADAFVRLAKRALEQGLLKGYVTVDETSAVLRGRVREADQLRRRWGRSIPLEVRYDEFTVDIAENQVLLAAVKQLLRTPGVGVRHRAGLQRLRLQLADVTAPGRDCARVSWVASRLNARYVPALELAELVLAGRSFEQRVGDLVVSGYLVNMATIFEDFVTVALREAFKPLGGRSRLQYRTHLDEAEAVPVRPDFVWSDAGVPRVVVDAKYKAEKPSGFPQADLYQMLAYCTVLGLPIGHLVYAKGNEDARAHVVRRSGVRIVTHALDLDVEPAELLATMSELVDAMVLSTEPEPFVAG